A stretch of Paludisphaera borealis DNA encodes these proteins:
- a CDS encoding TolC family protein, with translation MMDRTARAWTPLIALLVCWLEPTPVAAQTSPSSPASATMATQEGRSTLPTLPQAPTPTDAPLARPASPPGLPASSPAATPDGRGLPPALPSGTPAPPDSGGSAMASASILGKDVHLKTAPLEPTDLRFPINLATALRLSDARPLIVAAAQASVWVAEAQLTRAKVLWVPTLNIGADYIRHDGGGPDFNKGIMTAPSVNFFYGGVGAIQSVAVTDAFFEPLVARQVLNSRQWDIQAAKNDALMMTANAYFSVHQYRGMYAGALYTVERGHDLVERINQLSKELVPKVEVDRARNMVADLEQQATAAREAWRVNSADLTQVLRLDPRAVIVPLEHDHLQITVIDPGRRLDDLMPVALVNRPELGSQQALVKAVVERIGREKFRPLTPTIMLNGFQTPYEQIQAGIFGIGSNSKLNQWKGRADTSYQALWQLDAFGVGNLARIKEQRGEQSRAIIDFFRYQDMIAGDVTRAQARLQSAAARVSQADRALRTAVITFNGNFEGLRHTTRFGDVLVLVNRPQEVVFALQLMKQAFDQYFTTVAEYNRAQFELFHALGYPARELADLRPPGEVLPVDTTRPAYLPPVGNGPPPATR, from the coding sequence CGACGCTCCCCTTGCAAGGCCGGCGTCGCCTCCCGGTTTGCCTGCCTCGTCGCCGGCCGCGACGCCAGACGGCCGCGGCCTGCCACCGGCCTTGCCCTCGGGGACGCCGGCCCCGCCGGACAGCGGCGGCTCGGCGATGGCGAGCGCGTCGATCCTCGGTAAAGACGTGCACCTGAAGACCGCGCCGTTGGAGCCGACGGATCTTCGGTTCCCAATCAACTTGGCCACGGCGCTACGGCTCTCCGACGCACGGCCGCTGATCGTGGCCGCCGCCCAGGCCAGCGTCTGGGTCGCCGAGGCCCAACTCACCCGCGCCAAGGTCCTTTGGGTGCCGACGCTCAACATCGGCGCCGACTACATCCGTCACGACGGCGGAGGCCCCGACTTCAACAAGGGGATTATGACCGCGCCGAGCGTCAACTTCTTCTACGGCGGCGTCGGCGCCATCCAGAGCGTCGCTGTGACCGACGCCTTCTTCGAGCCCCTGGTCGCGCGGCAAGTTCTGAACTCGCGGCAATGGGACATCCAGGCGGCCAAGAACGACGCCTTGATGATGACCGCGAACGCCTACTTCAGCGTCCACCAGTATCGCGGGATGTACGCCGGCGCCCTTTACACCGTCGAGCGCGGCCACGACCTCGTGGAGCGAATCAACCAGCTCAGCAAGGAGCTGGTTCCCAAGGTCGAAGTCGACCGGGCGCGGAACATGGTCGCCGACCTAGAACAGCAGGCCACCGCCGCTCGCGAGGCCTGGCGCGTCAACAGCGCCGATCTCACGCAGGTGCTTCGGCTCGACCCCCGCGCGGTGATCGTGCCATTGGAACACGACCACCTTCAAATCACCGTGATCGACCCTGGGCGGCGGCTTGACGACCTGATGCCGGTCGCCCTGGTCAACCGTCCTGAACTCGGTTCGCAGCAGGCGCTCGTCAAGGCGGTGGTGGAGCGGATCGGCCGCGAGAAGTTTCGCCCGCTCACGCCCACCATCATGCTCAACGGCTTCCAGACGCCTTACGAGCAGATTCAGGCCGGCATCTTCGGCATCGGATCCAACAGCAAGCTCAACCAGTGGAAGGGACGCGCCGACACGAGCTACCAGGCCCTCTGGCAGCTCGACGCGTTCGGCGTGGGGAACCTCGCGCGGATCAAGGAGCAGCGCGGCGAGCAGTCGCGGGCGATCATCGACTTCTTCCGGTATCAAGACATGATCGCGGGGGACGTGACGCGGGCCCAGGCGCGGCTCCAGTCCGCGGCGGCCCGGGTCAGCCAGGCCGACCGCGCCCTCCGAACGGCCGTCATCACCTTCAACGGCAACTTCGAGGGTCTGCGCCACACCACCCGTTTCGGCGATGTCCTGGTGCTGGTCAACCGGCCGCAGGAGGTGGTCTTCGCGCTCCAGCTCATGAAGCAGGCCTTTGACCAGTATTTCACGACGGTCGCCGAGTACAACCGGGCGCAGTTCGAGCTGTTCCACGCGCTCGGCTACCCGGCTCGCGAACTGGCCGACCTCCGGCCGCCGGGCGAGGTTCTGCCGGTCGACACGACGCGGCCCGCGTACCTGCCCCCGGTTGGCAACGGACCGCCCCCGGCGACTCGCTGA
- a CDS encoding PDZ domain-containing protein translates to MISMERSGGGLPLKALALGLGLWVFSGSSAPAWGQAPGPTPTEPSILGSLFSSKLGLGELGYGKPGLLPGFSGFGLGFHPGYGYGGSGLGVGAHGGYPYYGGPGYPHGEPRLRRFGPATPFPYYGGPGDSCYGPTHRYEATGPLVVDRPVARVDDPYEQDFGSYSGAIPYPETVFATYASAAAATGSSAGGVGSPSPTTGSGYEPETLLDRPSTSTSPNGDGAGGTLIQAAELGFEQEPIIEAGGVHVMKVTNVHPGTEAQKAGLNVGDLIHSINGYHTDQPGNLPWITANAAPDRVLKMIVRAAGDGKERTVSIQLP, encoded by the coding sequence ATGATCTCGATGGAACGGAGCGGTGGCGGACTCCCCTTGAAGGCGCTGGCCTTGGGATTGGGGCTCTGGGTTTTCTCCGGTTCGTCGGCCCCGGCCTGGGGACAAGCCCCCGGCCCGACGCCCACTGAGCCGAGCATTCTGGGCAGCCTCTTTTCGAGTAAGCTCGGACTCGGAGAGCTAGGGTACGGCAAACCCGGCCTCCTCCCGGGCTTCTCCGGTTTCGGGCTCGGGTTTCATCCGGGTTATGGCTACGGCGGTTCCGGCCTGGGCGTCGGCGCCCACGGCGGCTACCCCTACTACGGCGGCCCCGGCTACCCGCACGGTGAGCCCCGCCTTCGTCGGTTCGGCCCTGCCACGCCGTTCCCCTATTACGGCGGTCCCGGCGATTCCTGCTACGGCCCCACCCACCGCTATGAGGCCACTGGCCCGCTCGTCGTCGACCGACCCGTCGCCCGAGTCGACGACCCCTACGAGCAGGACTTCGGCTCGTACAGCGGCGCAATCCCCTACCCCGAGACGGTTTTCGCCACTTATGCGAGTGCGGCCGCGGCGACCGGATCGTCGGCCGGCGGAGTGGGCTCTCCTTCCCCGACGACCGGTTCCGGCTATGAGCCGGAGACCTTGCTCGACCGACCGTCGACCTCCACCTCTCCCAATGGAGATGGTGCCGGCGGGACGCTCATCCAGGCGGCCGAACTCGGGTTCGAGCAGGAGCCGATTATCGAGGCTGGCGGCGTGCACGTCATGAAGGTCACCAACGTCCATCCCGGAACCGAGGCTCAGAAGGCCGGTCTCAACGTCGGCGATCTGATCCACTCGATCAACGGCTATCACACCGATCAGCCCGGCAACCTGCCGTGGATCACGGCCAACGCGGCGCCCGACCGCGTCCTCAAAATGATCGTCCGCGCCGCTGGAGACGGCAAGGAACGCACTGTTTCGATCCAGCTCCCTTGA
- a CDS encoding TolC family protein: protein MTNRYAWPWMAVVVLVIAWVEPAPCSAQTPAKPIAAPGQPATPSTSAAPRVRSVMAIQPNSPGLPTLNNEIDKLKLRTAPLEPSDLRFPINLATALRLSDARPLIVAAAQASVWVAEAQLTRAKVLWVPVFTFGADYIRHDGGGPDFNKGVMTFPSVNFFYGGLAGNLYVSLTDAFFEPLVARQVLNSRQWDIQTAKNDALMMTANAYFSVHQYRGMYAGALYSVERGHDLVERINQLSHELVPKVEVDRARNMVADLEQQATAAREAWRVQSANLTQVLRLDPRAVVVPLEHDHLQVTLIDPKRQLDDLMPIALANRPELASNRALIQAAEARIRREKMRPLLPAVQINGFQSAGMLIQAGLFGLGPNSSMGPYAGRVDISYQLVWQLDAFGVGNLARVKRQRGQESQAIVELRRTQDTVAADVNRAQAHLQSATARVSQADRALRTAVITFNGHLEGLRHTTRLDNVLVLIFRPQEAVYSLELMKLAFDEYFTTVADYNRSQFELFHALGYPARELADLRPAGEVLPVDTARPSYLPPVGNGPPRATR from the coding sequence ATGACGAACCGATACGCATGGCCATGGATGGCCGTCGTGGTCCTGGTGATCGCCTGGGTCGAGCCCGCGCCGTGCTCGGCCCAGACGCCGGCGAAGCCGATCGCCGCGCCTGGGCAGCCTGCAACTCCCTCGACTTCGGCCGCCCCGCGCGTCCGGTCGGTGATGGCGATCCAGCCGAATTCGCCGGGGCTGCCGACGCTGAACAACGAAATCGACAAGTTGAAGCTGAGGACCGCGCCGTTGGAGCCGTCGGATCTTCGGTTCCCGATCAACCTGGCCACGGCGCTGCGGCTCTCCGACGCCCGCCCGCTGATCGTGGCCGCCGCCCAGGCCAGCGTCTGGGTCGCCGAGGCCCAGCTCACCCGCGCGAAGGTCCTCTGGGTGCCGGTCTTCACGTTCGGAGCCGACTACATCCGTCACGACGGCGGCGGCCCCGACTTCAACAAGGGCGTCATGACCTTTCCGAGCGTCAATTTCTTCTACGGCGGCCTCGCTGGCAACCTCTACGTCAGCCTGACCGACGCCTTCTTCGAGCCCCTGGTCGCGCGGCAAGTTTTGAATTCGCGGCAGTGGGACATCCAGACGGCCAAGAACGACGCCTTGATGATGACCGCGAACGCCTACTTCAGCGTCCACCAGTATCGCGGGATGTACGCCGGCGCCCTTTACTCCGTCGAGCGCGGGCACGACCTGGTCGAGCGGATCAACCAACTCAGCCACGAACTGGTCCCCAAGGTCGAGGTCGACCGGGCGCGGAACATGGTCGCCGACCTCGAACAGCAGGCCACCGCCGCTCGCGAGGCCTGGCGCGTCCAGAGCGCCAATCTCACGCAGGTGCTCCGGCTCGACCCCCGCGCGGTGGTTGTGCCGCTGGAGCACGACCACCTTCAGGTCACGCTCATCGACCCCAAGCGACAGCTTGACGACCTGATGCCGATCGCGCTGGCCAACCGCCCCGAGCTGGCCTCGAATCGGGCGCTCATCCAGGCGGCGGAGGCGCGAATCCGTCGCGAGAAGATGCGCCCTTTGCTTCCCGCCGTCCAGATCAACGGGTTCCAGAGCGCCGGCATGTTGATCCAGGCCGGGCTGTTCGGCCTCGGTCCCAACAGCAGCATGGGGCCGTACGCAGGTCGCGTTGACATCAGTTATCAGCTTGTCTGGCAGCTCGACGCGTTCGGCGTGGGGAACCTCGCGCGGGTCAAGAGACAGCGTGGCCAAGAATCGCAGGCCATCGTCGAGCTTCGGCGCACGCAGGACACGGTGGCGGCGGACGTGAATCGAGCCCAGGCGCATCTCCAGTCGGCGACCGCCCGGGTCAGTCAGGCCGACCGCGCCCTCCGAACGGCCGTCATCACCTTCAACGGCCATCTCGAAGGTCTGCGCCACACCACCCGCCTTGACAACGTCCTGGTCCTGATCTTTCGACCGCAGGAGGCGGTCTACTCTCTCGAACTCATGAAGTTGGCCTTCGACGAGTATTTCACGACGGTCGCCGACTATAACCGGTCGCAGTTCGAGCTGTTCCACGCGCTCGGCTACCCGGCTCGCGAGCTGGCCGACCTCCGGCCGGCGGGCGAGGTTCTGCCGGTCGACACGGCGCGGCCGTCTTACCTGCCCCCGGTCGGCAACGGGCCGCCCCGGGCCACGCGGTGA